The DNA region GACAGACCCCGCAGGCTAAAATGCGTATTAGCACTTCTCCTTCAGCGGGTTCTGGTGTGGGAATCTCGAGCAGTTCAAGAGGAGTATCGTTATTGAGCAGGTCGTACGTACCTCTTAGAACCATTGCCTTCATCACGCTACCAAGTATAACACGCATATATGGCGTGCGGGCCGGTTCCTCACTGCTTGCTTGTTCCGAGTGTGGTGTCCGCGTACGCCCTCAGAACGATTTCCGCTGCGACTCTTGCGTCTTCTCCGGCGTCGTGGTGGCGAAAATGAATCCCGAGGTCCCGGGCAATATTCTCGAGATTGTAACCCCTAAGGGCGTATTTATCCGGCCAGGCGCGTCGCGCTACCTGCGCACTGTCAATCCAGGTTCCGTAACGAAGAGATTTTCCACATTCTTCAAATGCTTTTGAGATTGCTCGGCGGTCAAAGAATGTATGGCTTACAACGATTTCTCCCAAGTGTTGCGCGATCTTGTCGCACAATTCTTCAAACCGCGGGTAGCCATTTACCATCTTTTGGTCTATGCCGTGTATGGCGATATTGTACGGATCAAAAAAGTCATGTGGATCAACAAGCTGCGTCCATACCTCTTTGATCTCCGCTGATCTTACCACCGCGATTCCCACTTGGCAGATGCTTGAAACGTTTGAATTCGCGGTCTCGACATCGACGGCGACAAAATCCAGATTTTTACTCGCGGGGAGATAGTTTTTTCCGTTTTGCCCGCGGGGCGTTTTCGGATTTCCGGCTTTTTTCATTCTCCTACATTATGAACCATAACCGGCTTTCTTTCAGCGGTGTTTCGTCCGCTTCGGCGTTTTCGGGCTTTAAACTCAGATTATATTGTTTATAATCTTCCGAATTAAAAGTTTTTCCGGAGGCGTAAGGTGCCGTTATACGAATATGAGTGCGACAGTTGCATGGAGAGTTACAATACGGACATAGACAGTCTGGTCGCCAAGCTTACAAAGACAAACGCAAAGAAAATTTTCAAGCAGAACCGCAACTTCTGTTATGTTGAAGTCACAAGCGACAAGAGCGGAAAACTGTTTTTCGAACTGGGGGAAAGGGGCGTACGCGGCGCGAGGAGGTTTCGTTACAAGCTAGATAACGGAAAGGTCCTTTACCTTGAGCTCAAGAACTTCCGATTCGATCACCTTGTGTACGGAGATGACGACCAGGATGAAGTCAAATGCCCTCTCTGCGACGATTCGGAGGCGGTGAGAAGGGTCTTTTCCACTTTCAAGGCCATATTCGACGACAAGAATAAAAGAGCTCCGGGTCCCGGGGATGAGCTTAGATGGCATCTTGAATACAAACAGCAAAAGGATGAAGAAATAGCGAGCGACTGGGTAGGGCAGGATCACCTGAACCAGTATTTCAACAGATAGGAGACACAAATGCCCCTCTATGAATTTGAATGCATCAAGTGCAGACGCAACGTTGAGAAATCACTGAAGGCTCTTGAGAGAAAACGGGATAAGGAGACCGTAAAAAACCTTGTCGAGAAATATGACAACATAAACGCCATAGAAGTTATCGACCTTGAGCGCGAAGAAATAGTCGCGAAGCACGGAAGAAGGGGAAAAGACTCCATATTCAACGATTTTTACCTTAAGGACGGAGCCCTGCTTGCGCTTTTTAACATGCGAAACTACAGATTTTCCGAGCTTATATACGAAGAGGGGGACGAGAAGAACGTAAAGTGCTACTGCGGGGAGAAAAAGAAAGTGGAGAAAGTTATCTCGACTTTCGCTTTTACCAAGGACCTCTCAACCAATATGCCGAAGCCCGATCTCTCGAACCTGCCGCCCTCGGTTAGAAACAGAACTTACATAGGAGATTACATAGAGGAGAAGGACAGGCCTAAAAAGCACAGGCCTCCCAAGGGAAAAAGACAGTAGGGTGCTGCCCAGCCTTCGGGTGCTTCTGTGTGCTACTTCTTCTGTGCGTAGTCTTCTTTGCGCCTGCCAAACCTTCTCTCAAGTTCGTCCGATATGTCCTGAGGCGAAAGACCCGCTTCGCAGAGAAGCACCATGGAATGGAACCACAAATCGGTAAGTTCGTAGACGAGTTCGTCTTTATCCTCGTTTTTGGCAGCTATTACTACTTCGCCGGCTTCCTCTCCGATTTTTTTAAGTATCCTGTCAACTCCGCCCTTCATAAGGCCGCTCACGTAAGAGCCTTCCTTGGGGTTCTGCTTCCTGTCTTCTATTACGGAAAATACCTTTCTGAGTGAAGCTTTCTCGAACACGGGGGCAGCTTTTTCTTCCATGTTCCCGGATCTGTAAAAGCATGTTGGTTTTCCGGTGTGGCAGGCTACTCCGGTCTGCTCCACGGTTATTAGCACCGTATCGCAGTCGCAGTCAACGAAGATTTCCTTTACGTCCTGAAAATGGCCTGATTC from Candidatus Dadabacteria bacterium includes:
- a CDS encoding exonuclease domain-containing protein — translated: MKKAGNPKTPRGQNGKNYLPASKNLDFVAVDVETANSNVSSICQVGIAVVRSAEIKEVWTQLVDPHDFFDPYNIAIHGIDQKMVNGYPRFEELCDKIAQHLGEIVVSHTFFDRRAISKAFEECGKSLRYGTWIDSAQVARRAWPDKYALRGYNLENIARDLGIHFRHHDAGEDARVAAEIVLRAYADTTLGTSKQ
- the hisIE gene encoding bifunctional phosphoribosyl-AMP cyclohydrolase/phosphoribosyl-ATP diphosphatase HisIE, whose product is MTYFKRNENSHMKLEELKFNDEGLLPVIVQDRSSGRVLMLAYANKEALEMTVKTGRTHFWSRSRKKIWNKGEESGHFQDVKEIFVDCDCDTVLITVEQTGVACHTGKPTCFYRSGNMEEKAAPVFEKASLRKVFSVIEDRKQNPKEGSYVSGLMKGGVDRILKKIGEEAGEVVIAAKNEDKDELVYELTDLWFHSMVLLCEAGLSPQDISDELERRFGRRKEDYAQKK